A genome region from Microcella alkaliphila includes the following:
- the tig gene encoding trigger factor, with amino-acid sequence MVQSTVEKLSPTRAKLVITVTPDELKPSIEHAYKHIAESVTIPGFRKGKVPPPIIDQRVGRAEVLNHAVSEGLDGFYRAAITEQGIRALGRPSADVTAWPNEKDFSGDLEVTVEVDVRPDFDLPAYENETVTVEAAEVTDAEIDEELENLRTRFGTLVTVDRPASKGDFVQLDLVATVGGNTVDSANSISYEVGSGELIDGIDEAVDTLTAGESTTFESKLLGGDHEGETAQIEVTVQSVKERELPEADDDFAQIASQFDTIGELKDDIREQLAQRKSFGQGAEAREKLLEWMLEQVEIPVPDALIEDEVHRHLENENRLEDDEHRAEVHVSTRKTFTTQILLDALAEKEEVKVSQDELTQFLIQGAQQYNMEPGEFIKILDQNGQIPGMVGEVARSKALSVALSKVTVVDTAGNAVDLSRFTAAATAPVGDGVVEGDNDAHEGHDH; translated from the coding sequence TTGGTCCAGTCCACGGTCGAGAAGCTCAGCCCGACGCGCGCGAAGCTCGTCATCACGGTTACCCCCGATGAGCTGAAGCCCAGCATCGAGCACGCGTACAAGCACATCGCCGAGTCGGTCACGATTCCCGGCTTCCGCAAGGGCAAGGTGCCGCCGCCCATCATCGACCAGCGCGTCGGCCGCGCCGAGGTGCTGAACCACGCGGTCAGCGAGGGCCTCGACGGCTTCTACCGCGCCGCGATCACCGAGCAGGGCATCCGCGCCCTCGGCCGCCCATCGGCCGACGTGACCGCCTGGCCGAACGAGAAGGACTTCTCGGGCGACCTCGAGGTCACCGTCGAGGTGGATGTTCGCCCCGACTTCGACCTGCCGGCATACGAGAACGAGACGGTCACCGTCGAGGCCGCCGAGGTCACCGACGCGGAGATCGACGAAGAGCTCGAGAACCTGCGCACCCGTTTCGGCACCCTCGTCACCGTCGACCGCCCGGCGAGCAAGGGCGACTTCGTGCAGCTCGACCTGGTCGCGACCGTCGGCGGCAACACCGTCGACAGCGCCAACTCCATTTCGTACGAGGTCGGCTCGGGCGAGCTGATCGACGGCATCGATGAGGCGGTCGACACGCTGACCGCCGGCGAGTCGACCACCTTCGAGTCGAAGCTGCTGGGCGGCGACCACGAGGGCGAGACGGCTCAGATCGAGGTGACCGTGCAGTCGGTGAAGGAGCGCGAGCTTCCTGAAGCCGACGACGATTTCGCGCAGATCGCGAGCCAGTTCGACACGATCGGCGAGCTGAAGGACGACATTCGCGAGCAGCTCGCTCAGCGCAAGTCGTTCGGTCAGGGCGCTGAGGCGCGCGAGAAGCTGCTCGAGTGGATGCTCGAGCAGGTCGAGATCCCCGTTCCCGACGCGCTCATCGAGGATGAGGTGCACCGTCACCTCGAGAACGAAAACCGTTTGGAGGACGACGAGCACCGGGCCGAGGTTCACGTCTCGACCCGCAAGACCTTCACGACGCAGATCCTGCTCGATGCCCTCGCCGAGAAGGAGGAGGTGAAGGTCAGCCAGGACGAGCTGACCCAGTTCCTCATCCAGGGCGCGCAGCAGTACAACATGGAGCCGGGCGAGTTCATCAAGATCCTCGACCAGAACGGCCAGATCCCCGGCATGGTCGGCGAGGTCGCCCGCTCGAAGGCGTTGTCTGTCGCGCTCAGCAAGGTGACCGTTGTCGACACCGCCGGCAACGCCGTCGACCTGTCGCGCTTTACTGCCGCGGCGACCGCCCCGGTCGGCGACGGCGTCGTCGAGGGCGACAACGACGCGCACGAGGGGCACGACCACTAA
- a CDS encoding RNA polymerase sigma factor has translation MPPESDPFVAVYTQHLGAVSAYLARRVDRDAVDDLAADVFAIAWRKRDRVAAGEELPWLYRIASYVVANHRRQLASRTSVLARLTAQDSAPSAEDMVVADRALAEAWRALSARDREVLALGVVEGLSPEEVGTALGVTANAASIRLHRARTRLAELLQKNSDPS, from the coding sequence GTGCCCCCCGAAAGCGACCCCTTCGTCGCGGTCTACACGCAGCACCTCGGTGCCGTCAGCGCCTACCTTGCCCGACGCGTCGACCGCGACGCCGTCGACGACCTCGCGGCCGACGTGTTCGCGATCGCGTGGCGCAAGCGCGACAGGGTCGCTGCGGGGGAGGAACTGCCGTGGCTCTACCGCATCGCCTCGTACGTCGTCGCGAACCACCGCCGCCAACTCGCCTCCCGCACGAGCGTGCTCGCCCGGCTCACCGCACAGGATTCCGCGCCCTCCGCGGAGGACATGGTTGTGGCCGACCGGGCGCTCGCCGAGGCCTGGCGGGCGCTCTCTGCCCGCGACCGCGAGGTGCTCGCCCTCGGGGTGGTGGAAGGCCTTAGTCCGGAGGAGGTTGGGACCGCTCTGGGCGTCACCGCTAATGCGGCGAGCATTCGCCTGCACCGTGCCCGCACCCGCCTCGCCGAGCTGCTGCAGAAAAATTCTGACCCGAGCTGA
- a CDS encoding SCO7613 C-terminal domain-containing membrane protein, translating to MRPTPAPGTASFPRSPNDLRSTEQCPACFAPLRAAVCHVCGLNLAHPLAAELASLSTTIADGLDARLRIIDRMRREPVAPAEPAQAAPAAAPTTAPPAAVARSATTAPEVREPAVAPPAPALPLPSPEPVPAAQTAAPPTAVAPPAVDERPRRSGIQIALVIVGIALLSVFALFGVIYVFIAYGVVARSVIIALASLATLVVASLLARRGLGATAEGLAALGTVILLLDAWAVRRTDVAGLGAVPETGYWGGALLVVAVIALIWARLGGHRSPLLVGANLIPAGSALLAVHLASDLPRGAAPSLAALVAAAATVVVLVAGRRAFAISHTSAVVSAAARTPLVALVVAAVAALIGVAMLSTSGWWWGTAVVIGVAFLTGLAAWLLTRTGGGTLDTVIAAALAALGSIGLLTGLTVAAAATESEAATLALALLAPATLLATADIARMRMGTDPGRPAITAAGISAAIVGALAATLALVIVLTPLGDAVASRADADRTVTSDVLGVGSLQVTAVAGLAVAIAILVAAARAAGRLGESGRALPLAAGAGLTVALTSAVMPTWWALMTCATVVSIAAALALSFRRTRGDSIGRAAVRLGFSVAAVAAALIAVSLGWAVDDSWWVGIVVALVALGLGRRAAHNANARAVATTVSGLLAAASAPSIASITALDPVALSLAVVSVVVILGRVLSREPGERALLSTTLLPLGLSLAIAQLVVTPATTSLQPVVSTLTFLIAVVVVASDPRSTYGRYAGLALVALAAVALSDRVVIDSVAASAAATSVSTHERAIVALATLVLVAAASALTTRRTARWVVDSGVGVTAIAALPVALDGGLAPLSMLIAAVGALALAARDWTATPQLLRVLAAAATLLLAVVALALFLGDTIARNEAATVLPIGAALLAVTVALRWRTPADGPGRALSAAVAALIVVALGPTVATAFAVDTGATTLLLAAIVLGLARLPRRDIAERAATVAATVPVALVLALAIVVESGDRTLLAAGAIAALLLALTALLTDARRGIDRTAAFATLGLAAALVTAQGIRTAVALIDDDVRVPDAQLALAALSAMTVLAVIGALTVRGRDRLALDIGLAAIAVPTAILVTDGGRFSLPLTMSAVLLLAVAISRDGLFGSQSKRRFLGWAALASATAALWSFLADRGVENPEPFTLPLAAVLLAIAGLLARVPVADSATRTVSRPTIIAVSALAVAGLPLAALAGEGPVTRGASVGVIATALVLAVIIGRVHSGIRWRGLPQLLLGVAVVTQVVLSISVTVRVDLEAATRGGTPVDAPLQVAAVLIVVMLIGTAAATWVTLPRSDELAVPRTVSVTTAATAGTAALCSAIIGLSGAMEQVELIAIPLALALLLIGTFELDRRAAARSLPWLTPGFVALLLPSLIAVDVDGGVWRIAALGIAATIILIGGVVRRLQAPFLVGVTVLLVHAGIQTWPLIAEIGQSIEWWLWLGIAGVAIVAVAARYERRVQNVKNTVRRISELR from the coding sequence ATGAGGCCCACCCCCGCGCCCGGAACGGCGAGCTTCCCCCGATCGCCGAACGACCTGCGCTCGACCGAACAGTGCCCGGCATGCTTCGCACCCCTGCGCGCCGCCGTGTGCCACGTCTGCGGGCTGAACCTCGCGCATCCGTTGGCGGCGGAACTCGCGTCACTGTCGACCACGATCGCCGACGGCTTGGATGCCCGGCTGCGAATCATCGACCGCATGCGTCGCGAGCCGGTCGCCCCCGCAGAGCCCGCTCAGGCCGCGCCGGCTGCCGCGCCCACCACCGCTCCCCCGGCCGCCGTTGCGCGCTCGGCGACCACCGCACCGGAGGTTCGTGAACCCGCCGTCGCGCCCCCCGCACCGGCGTTACCGCTCCCGTCCCCAGAACCTGTGCCGGCCGCTCAGACCGCCGCGCCGCCGACTGCCGTCGCGCCGCCAGCGGTGGACGAGCGGCCGCGCCGATCGGGCATCCAGATCGCGCTGGTCATCGTCGGTATCGCGCTGCTCAGCGTGTTCGCCCTGTTCGGGGTCATCTACGTCTTCATCGCCTACGGTGTGGTCGCCCGCTCCGTCATCATTGCGCTCGCGTCTCTCGCGACCCTCGTCGTTGCCAGCCTGCTCGCCCGTCGCGGGCTCGGGGCAACCGCGGAAGGTCTCGCCGCGCTCGGAACCGTCATCTTGCTTCTCGATGCGTGGGCGGTTCGCCGCACCGACGTCGCGGGGCTCGGCGCCGTTCCCGAAACCGGCTACTGGGGCGGCGCCCTGCTCGTCGTCGCCGTCATCGCTCTCATCTGGGCGCGTCTGGGTGGGCACCGCTCGCCGCTGCTGGTGGGAGCGAATCTCATTCCCGCTGGCTCGGCGTTGCTCGCGGTTCACCTCGCCTCAGACCTGCCGCGCGGCGCCGCACCGTCGCTGGCTGCGCTCGTCGCGGCCGCCGCCACCGTGGTCGTGCTGGTCGCCGGCCGACGCGCGTTCGCCATCTCGCACACGTCAGCCGTGGTGAGCGCCGCCGCACGCACGCCCCTCGTCGCTCTCGTCGTTGCGGCCGTGGCGGCGCTCATCGGGGTTGCGATGCTCAGCACATCCGGCTGGTGGTGGGGCACCGCCGTCGTCATCGGCGTCGCGTTCCTCACCGGCCTTGCCGCATGGCTGCTCACCCGCACGGGTGGTGGCACCCTCGACACCGTGATCGCCGCAGCGCTCGCGGCGCTCGGCTCGATCGGACTGCTGACCGGTCTCACCGTCGCGGCTGCCGCGACCGAGTCCGAGGCGGCGACGCTCGCCCTTGCCCTGCTCGCCCCGGCCACGCTGCTGGCGACCGCCGACATCGCCCGGATGCGCATGGGGACCGACCCCGGGCGACCCGCCATCACCGCCGCTGGGATCAGTGCGGCGATCGTGGGCGCCCTGGCCGCGACGCTCGCGCTGGTGATTGTGCTCACACCGCTCGGTGACGCCGTCGCCTCGCGCGCCGACGCCGATCGGACGGTCACCTCCGACGTGCTCGGAGTGGGCTCGCTGCAGGTGACCGCGGTCGCCGGCCTCGCCGTGGCGATCGCCATCCTCGTCGCAGCGGCGCGCGCCGCAGGCCGTCTCGGTGAATCGGGGCGGGCCCTGCCACTGGCCGCCGGCGCCGGACTCACGGTTGCCCTGACGTCGGCCGTCATGCCGACGTGGTGGGCGCTCATGACGTGCGCCACCGTCGTCAGCATTGCCGCCGCCCTCGCGCTCTCGTTCCGTCGCACGCGCGGCGACAGCATCGGCCGCGCGGCAGTGCGACTCGGGTTCAGCGTTGCCGCCGTCGCTGCCGCACTCATCGCCGTGAGTCTCGGATGGGCCGTCGACGACAGTTGGTGGGTCGGCATCGTCGTCGCACTCGTCGCCCTGGGCCTCGGGCGGCGGGCGGCACACAATGCGAATGCGCGTGCGGTGGCGACGACAGTCAGCGGTCTGCTCGCCGCCGCCTCAGCGCCGAGCATTGCGTCGATCACGGCGCTCGACCCGGTCGCGCTCAGCCTCGCCGTCGTCTCTGTCGTGGTGATCCTTGGCCGCGTGCTCAGCCGGGAGCCAGGTGAACGCGCCCTCCTCAGCACCACCCTCTTGCCCCTCGGGCTCAGCCTGGCAATTGCGCAACTGGTGGTGACCCCGGCCACCACCAGCCTGCAGCCGGTGGTGAGTACGCTCACTTTCCTGATCGCCGTCGTCGTTGTCGCGAGCGACCCGCGTAGCACGTATGGGCGTTACGCAGGACTCGCCCTGGTCGCCCTGGCAGCGGTTGCTCTCAGCGACCGGGTCGTGATCGACAGCGTTGCGGCGAGCGCCGCCGCCACCTCCGTGTCGACACACGAGCGGGCCATCGTCGCCCTGGCAACTCTCGTGCTCGTCGCGGCGGCCTCGGCCCTCACCACCCGACGCACCGCGCGCTGGGTGGTCGACAGCGGCGTCGGGGTGACCGCGATCGCCGCCCTTCCCGTCGCACTCGACGGCGGTCTCGCGCCGCTGTCGATGCTCATTGCCGCCGTCGGAGCGCTGGCGCTCGCCGCCCGGGACTGGACTGCGACCCCGCAACTCCTTCGCGTGCTTGCTGCCGCGGCCACGCTCCTCCTCGCCGTGGTCGCGCTCGCGCTCTTCCTCGGCGACACCATCGCCCGGAACGAGGCCGCAACCGTGCTGCCCATCGGGGCCGCGCTCCTCGCCGTGACCGTGGCGCTGCGCTGGCGCACGCCCGCCGACGGTCCGGGACGAGCGCTCTCCGCGGCGGTCGCTGCCCTCATCGTGGTCGCACTCGGCCCGACCGTCGCCACCGCATTCGCTGTCGACACGGGGGCAACCACGCTTCTGCTTGCCGCCATCGTTCTCGGGCTCGCTCGGCTTCCGCGCCGTGACATCGCCGAGCGCGCGGCGACCGTCGCCGCCACCGTGCCCGTCGCGCTCGTGCTCGCCCTCGCGATTGTCGTCGAAAGCGGCGACCGGACCCTGCTGGCCGCCGGCGCCATTGCCGCGCTTCTGCTCGCCCTCACCGCCCTGCTCACGGATGCTCGCCGCGGCATCGATCGCACCGCCGCGTTCGCGACGCTCGGCCTCGCCGCCGCACTCGTCACTGCGCAGGGAATCCGCACCGCGGTCGCCCTCATCGACGATGACGTTCGGGTTCCGGACGCTCAGTTGGCGCTCGCTGCCCTCAGCGCCATGACGGTGCTGGCCGTGATCGGAGCGCTCACCGTGCGTGGCCGCGACCGACTCGCCCTCGACATCGGCCTCGCGGCGATCGCCGTTCCGACGGCCATCCTCGTGACCGACGGAGGCCGGTTCTCGCTCCCGTTGACCATGAGCGCCGTCCTGCTCCTCGCCGTGGCCATCAGCCGTGACGGGCTGTTCGGCTCGCAGAGCAAACGCCGCTTCCTCGGCTGGGCCGCCCTCGCCAGCGCGACCGCCGCGCTGTGGAGCTTCCTCGCCGATCGAGGAGTCGAGAACCCCGAACCGTTCACCCTTCCGTTGGCCGCCGTGCTGCTGGCCATCGCCGGACTCCTCGCGCGCGTCCCTGTTGCCGACTCGGCTACCCGGACCGTTTCGCGCCCGACCATCATCGCCGTGAGCGCCCTCGCCGTCGCGGGCCTCCCGCTCGCCGCGCTTGCCGGAGAGGGACCCGTAACCCGCGGGGCGAGCGTTGGGGTCATCGCGACCGCGCTGGTGCTCGCCGTCATCATCGGTCGCGTGCACTCCGGCATCCGCTGGCGGGGCCTGCCGCAGCTCCTGCTGGGAGTGGCGGTCGTCACGCAGGTGGTGCTCTCCATCAGTGTCACGGTGCGCGTCGATCTGGAAGCGGCCACCCGAGGGGGCACGCCCGTCGATGCCCCCCTCCAGGTCGCTGCCGTGCTCATCGTCGTGATGCTGATCGGTACCGCGGCCGCGACCTGGGTCACCCTTCCCCGGTCAGACGAGCTCGCCGTTCCGCGCACCGTGAGCGTGACCACCGCCGCGACGGCCGGCACCGCCGCTCTCTGCTCTGCCATCATCGGCCTCTCGGGCGCCATGGAGCAGGTCGAACTCATCGCCATTCCGCTCGCCCTCGCCCTGCTGCTCATCGGCACCTTCGAGCTCGACCGGCGTGCGGCAGCGCGCAGCCTCCCCTGGCTGACGCCCGGCTTCGTTGCGCTGCTGCTCCCCAGCCTCATCGCCGTGGACGTCGATGGGGGCGTGTGGCGAATCGCGGCGCTCGGCATCGCCGCCACGATCATCCTGATCGGCGGCGTCGTCCGGCGACTTCAGGCGCCGTTCCTCGTCGGCGTCACGGTGCTGCTCGTGCACGCCGGTATTCAGACGTGGCCGCTCATCGCCGAGATCGGCCAGAGCATCGAGTGGTGGTTGTGGCTCGGAATCGCTGGCGTCGCCATCGTCGCCGTCGCCGCGCGCTACGAGCGCCGCGTGCAGAACGTCAAGAACACCGTGCGGCGCATTTCGGAACTGCGCTGA
- a CDS encoding Dps family protein: MTDVAAAPEQTTDPDMISGVSQYLAPVVINLTALALEGKQAHWHVRGSNFQAVHELLDTLVDHAREYSDQAAERIAALGLPLDARAATVAKETTVPPVRAGFQQTDLLIADIIAGIDASLVTLRAAIKGLEELDEVSQDIAIAITNGLEQDRWFLFSHIAE, from the coding sequence ATGACTGACGTCGCCGCAGCACCCGAGCAGACCACCGACCCCGACATGATCTCGGGCGTCTCGCAGTACCTCGCTCCCGTGGTGATCAACTTGACGGCCCTCGCCCTCGAGGGCAAGCAGGCGCACTGGCACGTGCGCGGTAGCAACTTCCAGGCCGTGCACGAGTTGCTTGACACGCTCGTCGACCACGCCCGCGAATACAGCGACCAGGCCGCCGAACGCATCGCAGCCCTCGGGCTTCCGCTCGACGCGCGCGCTGCGACGGTGGCGAAAGAAACCACCGTCCCGCCCGTGCGGGCGGGATTCCAGCAGACCGACCTGCTGATCGCCGACATCATCGCCGGCATCGACGCGTCGCTCGTCACCCTGCGCGCCGCCATCAAGGGGCTGGAAGAACTCGACGAGGTGAGCCAAGACATCGCCATCGCGATCACCAACGGCCTCGAGCAAGACCGCTGGTTCCTGTTTTCGCACATCGCCGAATAG
- a CDS encoding amidohydrolase, with translation MIRAVRNARPLGGHDPVDLVLRDGIIAAVAPADALDIASGPDVIDADGRFVLPGLWDEHVHMTQWAQARRRIDVGEAESAAEAAAIVRSALAGRTDADDVIVGIGFRDGLWPDTPTASVLDAVVADRALVLISADVHSVWLNSAAMVRFGVESGDGLLREEAAFAVTRTLDSASDTVIDEWVREAAADAAARGVVGIVDLEMRWNLDDWMRRVGGGFDALRVEFGVYPQHLDRAIAQRLRSGLPVAGEVSVGPLKVITDGSLNTRTAYCCDPYPDATEHAYGLLTVPPCDLQPLMARGHAAGFRLAIHAIGDAANRLALDAFARLGHGGRIEHAQLVRRSDLPRFAALGVTASVQPEHAMDDRDVAERYWPGRTHRAFPLRDLIDSGAHVVLGSDAPVAPLDPWIAISAATARTRDERAPFHAEQAITVAEALAASTRSRIAAGEHADLVLVDADPLERDARQLRSMPVAHTLMAGRPTFGPAVAAQRDAATA, from the coding sequence ATGATCCGCGCCGTTCGTAACGCCCGCCCTCTCGGCGGTCACGACCCGGTCGACCTCGTGCTGCGCGACGGCATCATCGCGGCCGTCGCCCCCGCCGACGCTCTCGATATCGCGAGTGGGCCCGACGTGATCGACGCGGACGGCCGTTTCGTACTGCCGGGCCTGTGGGACGAACACGTGCACATGACGCAGTGGGCACAGGCGCGGCGTCGCATCGATGTCGGCGAGGCCGAGTCGGCTGCCGAGGCCGCCGCCATCGTGCGCAGCGCTCTCGCCGGACGCACGGACGCCGACGACGTCATCGTCGGCATCGGTTTCCGCGACGGGCTCTGGCCCGACACCCCGACGGCCTCCGTGCTCGACGCGGTCGTCGCCGACCGTGCGCTTGTGCTCATCAGCGCTGACGTGCACTCCGTGTGGCTGAACTCGGCCGCCATGGTGCGCTTCGGCGTCGAGAGCGGCGACGGGCTGCTGCGTGAGGAGGCGGCGTTCGCCGTCACTCGCACCCTCGATTCCGCCAGTGACACGGTCATCGACGAGTGGGTGCGGGAGGCGGCTGCCGATGCTGCCGCTCGCGGCGTGGTGGGCATCGTCGACCTAGAGATGCGGTGGAATCTCGACGACTGGATGCGCCGGGTCGGCGGCGGATTCGACGCCCTGCGCGTCGAGTTTGGCGTGTACCCCCAGCACCTCGACCGCGCGATTGCTCAGCGTCTGCGTAGCGGCCTGCCGGTTGCCGGCGAGGTGTCGGTCGGCCCGCTCAAGGTCATCACGGATGGTTCGCTCAACACCCGGACCGCCTACTGCTGCGACCCGTACCCGGATGCGACGGAGCACGCGTACGGCCTGCTGACGGTTCCGCCGTGCGATCTGCAGCCGCTCATGGCGCGGGGGCACGCTGCGGGGTTCCGCCTCGCGATTCACGCGATCGGCGACGCCGCCAATCGTCTCGCGCTGGACGCGTTCGCGCGCCTCGGCCACGGCGGCCGCATCGAGCACGCTCAGCTGGTTCGGCGCAGCGATCTGCCACGCTTCGCGGCCCTCGGCGTCACCGCGAGCGTGCAACCCGAGCACGCGATGGATGACCGCGATGTCGCCGAACGCTACTGGCCGGGCCGCACGCACCGCGCTTTCCCCCTGCGCGACCTGATCGACTCGGGTGCCCACGTAGTGCTCGGCTCGGACGCGCCGGTCGCACCTCTTGACCCCTGGATCGCGATCTCGGCCGCGACCGCCCGCACGCGCGACGAGCGGGCACCGTTCCACGCCGAGCAGGCCATCACCGTCGCCGAGGCGCTGGCCGCCTCGACACGCTCGCGCATCGCCGCGGGCGAGCACGCCGACCTCGTGCTCGTCGACGCCGACCCGCTCGAGAGGGATGCTCGTCAGCTGCGATCGATGCCGGTCGCGCACACCCTGATGGCGGGCCGTCCCACCTTCGGGCCCGCCGTCGCCGCGCAGCGGGACGCCGCCACGGCCTAG
- a CDS encoding FMN-binding negative transcriptional regulator — translation MRHTPHYLLEDRDEVRRLVRENPWATIVSHVPDQGIVASHYPFLLDEEASMGDEIVLLSHVGRPDEQLHRLGDSEVLVIVQGPHGYVSPSWYAPGDNIPTWNHVTAHLYGVPEILDDAENFRVLAHLTDHFERLVGESARSLAFDEEYSRRVARGTVGLRLRVTRIDARRKLSQNKPAEVVDRIIDELEGDGPYAHNGLAREMRRVHDPRRS, via the coding sequence ATGCGCCACACACCGCACTACCTGCTCGAGGACCGTGACGAGGTGCGGCGGCTCGTGCGCGAGAACCCGTGGGCGACGATCGTGTCGCACGTGCCCGATCAGGGCATCGTCGCCTCGCACTACCCGTTCCTCCTCGACGAGGAGGCGAGTATGGGGGATGAGATCGTGCTCCTCAGCCATGTGGGCCGCCCCGATGAGCAGCTGCACCGGCTCGGGGACAGCGAAGTGCTCGTGATCGTGCAGGGTCCGCATGGCTACGTCTCGCCCAGCTGGTACGCGCCGGGCGACAACATCCCGACCTGGAATCACGTGACCGCGCACCTGTACGGCGTGCCCGAGATTCTCGACGATGCCGAGAACTTCCGTGTGCTCGCCCACCTCACCGACCACTTCGAGCGACTGGTGGGGGAGAGCGCACGAAGCCTCGCGTTCGACGAGGAGTATTCTCGGAGGGTCGCCCGGGGAACGGTCGGGCTCAGACTGCGGGTCACCCGCATCGACGCTCGACGGAAGCTCAGCCAGAACAAACCGGCCGAGGTCGTCGACCGCATCATCGACGAGCTCGAGGGTGACGGACCGTACGCGCACAACGGGCTCGCCCGCGAAATGAGGAGGGTGCATGATCCGCGCCGTTCGTAA
- a CDS encoding Fpg/Nei family DNA glycosylase: MPEGHSVHRIARQFERHFVGETVAASSPQGRFAEGAALIDGRTMTQSRAVGKQLFLEFDEALYLRVHLGIYGAWDFGGAVSRDATTRASRGRMGQTGMRGAADDTVVGEHEDSLASIGAPRRTRLRMAEQETETETFEGFPPEPVGQVRARLLTETAVADLRGPTACEVIDAAQVQQVINQLGPDPLVDDPDEGEERMVERVRKRRTPIGLLLMDQSVVSGIGNVYRAEILFRARLDPHIPGSQLSDETVRDLWRDWRYLLGVGVDTGQMLTMDDLDEEARARALRSRADRHWVYKREGLPCRVCGTHIVLEMAAARKLYYCPTCQR, translated from the coding sequence GTGCCCGAGGGTCACTCCGTCCATCGCATCGCGCGGCAGTTCGAGCGTCACTTCGTCGGTGAGACGGTTGCCGCGTCGTCGCCGCAGGGGCGCTTCGCCGAGGGTGCGGCACTGATCGACGGGCGCACCATGACGCAGTCGCGCGCCGTCGGCAAGCAGCTGTTCCTCGAGTTCGACGAGGCGCTGTACCTCCGCGTCCACCTCGGCATCTACGGCGCGTGGGATTTCGGCGGCGCGGTGAGCCGTGACGCGACCACGCGCGCGTCGCGTGGTCGCATGGGGCAGACCGGGATGCGCGGGGCCGCCGACGACACCGTCGTCGGCGAGCACGAAGACTCGCTCGCGTCGATCGGCGCCCCCCGGCGAACCCGCCTGCGCATGGCCGAGCAGGAGACCGAGACAGAAACGTTCGAGGGCTTCCCGCCCGAACCCGTCGGGCAGGTGCGGGCGCGGCTGCTCACGGAGACGGCCGTCGCCGACCTGCGCGGTCCGACCGCGTGCGAGGTCATCGACGCAGCCCAGGTGCAGCAGGTGATCAATCAGCTCGGGCCCGACCCCCTGGTCGACGACCCCGATGAGGGCGAAGAGCGCATGGTCGAGCGCGTCCGGAAGCGTCGCACCCCGATCGGGCTGCTGCTCATGGACCAGTCGGTGGTGAGCGGCATCGGCAACGTGTACCGCGCGGAGATCTTGTTCCGAGCGCGCCTTGATCCGCACATCCCAGGTTCGCAGTTGAGCGACGAGACCGTGCGCGACCTCTGGCGCGACTGGCGCTACCTGCTTGGAGTGGGGGTCGACACGGGTCAGATGCTCACGATGGACGACCTCGACGAGGAGGCGCGCGCCCGAGCGCTGCGCAGCCGGGCCGACCGGCACTGGGTCTACAAGCGCGAAGGGTTGCCGTGCCGCGTCTGCGGAACGCACATCGTTCTCGAGATGGCCGCCGCCCGCAAGCTTTACTACTGCCCGACCTGCCAGCGATAG
- a CDS encoding ribose-5-phosphate isomerase gives MRIHVATDHAGLDFSRTVQQHVASQGHEVIDHGPVDYDPLDDYPAFCINAARAVARDREAGVESLGIVFGGSGNGEQMAANKVEGIRAALVWNEATAVLSREHNDANVIAIGARQHAVDEALRFIDIFIQTPFPGEERHVRRIGQLGEYETTGQITGHELH, from the coding sequence ATGCGCATCCACGTTGCCACCGACCATGCCGGACTCGATTTCAGCCGCACGGTGCAGCAGCACGTGGCGAGCCAGGGCCACGAGGTCATCGACCACGGCCCGGTCGACTACGACCCGCTCGACGACTACCCAGCCTTCTGCATCAACGCCGCCCGCGCCGTCGCGCGCGACCGCGAGGCCGGCGTCGAGTCGCTCGGCATCGTCTTCGGCGGTTCGGGCAACGGCGAGCAGATGGCCGCCAATAAGGTCGAGGGCATCCGCGCCGCCCTCGTCTGGAACGAGGCCACCGCCGTGCTGTCGCGCGAGCACAACGACGCCAACGTCATCGCGATCGGCGCCCGCCAGCACGCCGTTGACGAGGCGCTGCGCTTCATCGACATCTTCATCCAGACCCCGTTCCCCGGCGAAGAGCGGCACGTGCGTCGCATCGGCCAGCTCGGCGAATACGAGACGACCGGTCAGATCACCGGCCACGAACTTCACTAG